A section of the Ruania halotolerans genome encodes:
- a CDS encoding lysophospholipid acyltransferase family protein, whose translation MDTPDRSPHRAPVPRAYRVAAALARVPVRAMTRPRWSGLEHLPEGPYLAVANHVSTIDSLTALHFFVAQGQFPVALAKSSLFEARGFGWLLRACGYVPVYRDTGNAAASIDAAAERLRSGTSVLMFPEGTLTRDPDLWPMAARTGAARLALETGVPVVPVAQWGAHLLMPPPTYRLHPWRRPRTHVRAGEPVELSRFREQPISGEVLRAATTAIMAEVTALLATIRPGTPPEEPVQWRPDPGQGYRR comes from the coding sequence ATGGACACACCTGATCGCAGCCCTCATCGCGCTCCGGTGCCGCGTGCCTACCGGGTAGCCGCTGCCCTGGCCCGCGTGCCCGTCCGCGCGATGACCCGGCCACGGTGGAGCGGACTGGAGCACCTGCCCGAGGGGCCGTACCTCGCCGTCGCCAACCACGTCTCCACCATCGACTCCCTGACGGCGCTGCACTTCTTCGTTGCCCAGGGCCAGTTCCCGGTGGCGCTGGCGAAATCCTCCTTGTTCGAAGCCCGCGGGTTCGGTTGGTTGCTGCGTGCCTGTGGTTACGTGCCGGTGTACCGCGATACCGGCAACGCAGCGGCATCGATCGACGCGGCTGCCGAGCGACTCCGCAGTGGTACCAGTGTGCTGATGTTCCCCGAAGGCACCCTCACCCGCGACCCGGACCTGTGGCCGATGGCGGCCCGTACCGGCGCGGCTCGGCTGGCGCTGGAGACGGGCGTGCCCGTGGTCCCGGTCGCGCAGTGGGGTGCCCACCTGCTGATGCCGCCACCCACCTACCGGCTGCACCCGTGGCGCCGGCCACGGACCCATGTGCGCGCGGGCGAGCCTGTTGAGCTGAGCCGGTTCCGGGAACAGCCGATCTCCGGTGAGGTTCTGCGTGCGGCAACGACCGCGATCATGGCTGAGGTCACCGCATTGCTGGCGACCATCCGGCCGGGTACTCCGCCCGAGGAACCCGTACAGTGGCGGCCAGATCCAGGGCAGGGCTACCGGCGCTGA
- a CDS encoding AMIN-like domain-containing (lipo)protein, producing MQHTRIRYVPTAVLATAMLALAGCTGDSDDAPSGPASEPATTEPTESEGPAETDEPTEDATTQDPSADPTADDEPSGGAAPFPADTSTDIQEQDGEADLLLVDARTGAHEGFDRVVIDFEGSGTPGWTAEYVDEAFQDGSGHPITLEGDAVLEVRLEGTRYPEKTDDYFSPTVLEHEGEQVEQVDVGGTFEGYTQVVLGLDEPGAPFRVFSLTDPIRVVIDVQHLDD from the coding sequence ATGCAACACACACGGATCCGATACGTCCCGACGGCGGTGCTCGCCACTGCCATGCTCGCGCTGGCCGGGTGCACGGGAGATTCCGATGACGCTCCCTCGGGGCCGGCGAGTGAGCCGGCAACGACTGAGCCCACCGAATCCGAGGGGCCGGCTGAGACCGACGAGCCGACCGAGGATGCGACCACGCAGGATCCGAGCGCGGACCCGACAGCGGACGACGAACCCTCCGGCGGCGCAGCCCCGTTCCCGGCCGACACGTCGACCGACATCCAGGAGCAGGACGGTGAGGCGGACCTGCTGCTGGTGGATGCACGCACTGGTGCTCACGAGGGCTTCGACCGCGTGGTGATCGATTTCGAGGGGTCGGGCACTCCCGGGTGGACGGCCGAGTACGTCGACGAAGCGTTCCAGGACGGTAGCGGCCATCCGATCACGCTCGAGGGCGACGCCGTGCTGGAGGTCCGCCTGGAGGGTACGCGCTACCCGGAGAAGACCGACGACTACTTCTCCCCCACTGTGCTCGAGCATGAGGGCGAGCAAGTGGAGCAAGTCGACGTCGGCGGTACGTTCGAGGGGTACACCCAGGTCGTCCTTGGGCTCGACGAACCGGGTGCCCCGTTCCGGGTGTTCTCGCTCACCGATCCGATCCGCGTGGTCATCGACGTTCAGCACCTCGACGACTGA
- a CDS encoding trans-sulfuration enzyme family protein — MSDLNQLHPDTATVAAGRPARAEQAPVNPPVVLSSTYVSTGSPDSGDLVYARLGTETWLPLEEALAALEHAELPALAFASGMGAISAALDLVPVGGEVIIPRHSYHASLVAARHLAERSGVRITEVDIAETDQVSAALTSSAQRGHAPVLWVESPTNPMLEVADLPALAEATHAVGGLVIADNTFATPLGQRPLELGADVVVHSVTKYLAGHSDVILGAALTNDASLHGQLRTRRSIGGAVAGPWEAWLALRGMRTLALRVQRSQQNAAILAEHLAGHPQVASVSYPGLPDHPQHERAAAQMSGFGSILTLRPLGAVAGAEALTRSLRLWVPATSLGGVESSLERRRRFAAEAPTVPEDLLRLSVGIEDSGDLIADLDQALQVAAQYSA; from the coding sequence GTGAGCGATCTGAACCAGCTGCACCCCGACACTGCGACCGTGGCCGCGGGTCGTCCCGCCCGGGCCGAGCAGGCGCCGGTGAACCCGCCGGTGGTGCTCTCCTCGACCTACGTCTCCACCGGCTCCCCTGACTCAGGCGACCTGGTGTACGCCCGCCTCGGCACCGAAACATGGCTCCCGTTGGAGGAGGCGTTGGCGGCCCTGGAGCATGCGGAGCTGCCCGCATTGGCATTCGCCTCCGGGATGGGGGCCATCTCCGCCGCCCTGGATCTCGTACCCGTCGGTGGTGAGGTGATCATCCCGCGGCACAGCTACCACGCCTCCCTCGTGGCGGCCCGGCACCTGGCCGAGCGCTCCGGGGTCCGGATCACCGAGGTCGATATCGCCGAGACTGATCAGGTGAGCGCGGCGCTCACCTCCTCTGCGCAGCGGGGGCACGCTCCGGTGCTCTGGGTGGAGTCACCCACGAACCCGATGCTCGAGGTGGCTGACCTTCCCGCGTTGGCGGAGGCCACCCACGCTGTCGGTGGGTTGGTGATCGCCGACAACACTTTCGCCACTCCGTTGGGCCAGCGCCCGCTTGAGCTGGGCGCGGACGTGGTGGTGCACTCGGTGACGAAGTACCTCGCCGGGCACTCGGACGTGATATTGGGAGCAGCGTTGACCAACGACGCGTCGCTGCACGGGCAGTTGCGCACCAGGCGCAGCATCGGCGGCGCCGTGGCAGGACCCTGGGAGGCCTGGCTCGCGTTGCGCGGGATGCGCACTCTCGCCTTGCGGGTGCAGCGGTCCCAGCAGAACGCCGCCATCCTGGCCGAGCACCTGGCGGGGCACCCGCAGGTCGCCTCGGTGAGCTACCCGGGATTGCCGGATCATCCGCAACATGAGCGCGCAGCGGCACAGATGAGCGGCTTCGGCTCAATCCTCACCCTGCGCCCGCTCGGCGCAGTGGCCGGTGCAGAAGCCCTCACCCGCTCCCTGAGGTTGTGGGTTCCGGCCACCAGCCTGGGCGGGGTGGAGTCGTCTCTGGAGCGGCGGCGCCGGTTCGCTGCCGAAGCCCCGACAGTGCCGGAGGACCTGCTGCGACTGTCCGTCGGGATCGAGGACTCCGGCGATCTGATCGCCGATCTCGATCAGGCGCTCCAGGTGGCTGCGCAGTACTCTGCGTAG
- a CDS encoding D-alanine--D-alanine ligase family protein — MSERTRVAILFGGRSDEHPVSCATAAGVLAAIDRDRYEVVPIGITRAGEWVVADDDPARWQITGPTPSEVTVADGARVLLPLGEASREMVSYEPGTVPALLGEVDVVLPLLHGPFGEDGTLQGLLELAGLPYVGSGVLASAVGMDKHYMKIVLAGAGLPVGPYTVITPRAWRTAREDALASVAALGWPVFVKPCRAGSSFGITKVDRPEDLTAAVEEAQRFDPKVIVEAAIVGREIECAVLEARGDAPARTTVPGEIVVTDPEHGFYDYESKYFHADGVTLAWPAALPEDVTAQIRDLAAQTFEALSCEGLARVDFFYTDAGEVVVNELNTMPGFTPFSMYPMMWERSGLAYPDLITELIELARERPTGLR; from the coding sequence ATGAGCGAGCGAACCCGTGTGGCGATCCTGTTCGGTGGCCGTAGCGACGAGCACCCTGTCAGCTGTGCGACTGCGGCCGGGGTACTCGCCGCAATCGATCGGGACCGTTATGAGGTGGTCCCGATCGGGATCACCCGGGCCGGGGAGTGGGTCGTCGCCGACGACGATCCGGCGCGCTGGCAGATCACTGGCCCGACCCCGTCTGAGGTGACGGTAGCCGACGGTGCGCGTGTACTCCTCCCGCTCGGTGAAGCATCCCGGGAGATGGTCAGCTACGAGCCCGGCACCGTGCCTGCGCTACTCGGCGAGGTGGACGTGGTGCTCCCGCTGCTGCACGGGCCGTTCGGTGAGGACGGCACCCTGCAAGGGTTGCTCGAGCTCGCCGGCCTGCCGTATGTCGGTTCCGGGGTGCTCGCCTCCGCCGTCGGGATGGACAAGCACTACATGAAGATTGTGCTGGCCGGCGCCGGACTGCCGGTGGGCCCGTACACGGTCATTACCCCCCGCGCCTGGCGCACCGCCCGCGAAGACGCCCTGGCCTCGGTGGCGGCGCTCGGCTGGCCGGTCTTCGTCAAACCGTGCCGGGCCGGCTCCAGTTTCGGGATCACCAAGGTGGACCGACCGGAGGACCTGACGGCCGCCGTCGAGGAGGCGCAACGGTTCGACCCCAAGGTGATCGTGGAGGCCGCGATCGTGGGCCGGGAGATCGAGTGTGCAGTGCTCGAGGCGCGCGGCGACGCCCCGGCACGCACGACTGTGCCCGGGGAGATCGTGGTGACCGATCCCGAGCACGGGTTCTACGACTACGAGTCGAAGTACTTCCACGCCGACGGCGTCACGCTCGCCTGGCCCGCAGCGTTGCCCGAGGACGTGACCGCGCAGATCCGGGACCTGGCCGCGCAGACCTTCGAGGCGCTCAGTTGTGAGGGCCTTGCCCGGGTGGACTTCTTCTACACCGACGCCGGTGAGGTGGTGGTCAACGAATTGAACACCATGCCCGGATTCACCCCGTTCTCCATGTACCCGATGATGTGGGAGCGTTCCGGCCTCGCGTATCCGGACCTGATCACCGAACTGATCGAGCTCGCTCGCGAGCGACCCACCGGCCTGCGCTGA
- a CDS encoding DUF3515 family protein, producing MHARTRLAATAAAVPLMIGLAACGAPVEVEPAPEASAPICAEVVRALPEELAGAERRSTTSQASAAWGDPAITFRCGVPVLGPTTDRCITAEAGNGTSVDWVVAELGSVSDQTWHFTTYGRVPAIELVVPVDYAADDPTTLLVDIGEAISVIDAERSCVGI from the coding sequence GTGCACGCTCGTACCCGGCTCGCCGCTACCGCTGCTGCCGTACCGCTGATGATCGGGCTCGCCGCCTGCGGGGCGCCGGTCGAGGTGGAGCCGGCTCCAGAGGCAAGCGCTCCGATATGCGCAGAAGTGGTACGAGCCCTTCCGGAGGAGTTGGCTGGTGCCGAGCGCCGCTCCACCACCTCCCAGGCCTCGGCCGCGTGGGGCGACCCAGCGATCACCTTCCGTTGTGGCGTACCGGTGCTCGGACCCACGACCGATCGGTGCATCACCGCCGAGGCGGGGAACGGTACGAGCGTGGACTGGGTGGTGGCCGAACTCGGCAGCGTGTCCGACCAGACGTGGCATTTCACCACCTACGGGCGCGTTCCGGCGATCGAACTCGTGGTCCCGGTGGACTACGCCGCCGACGATCCCACGACGCTGCTGGTGGACATTGGCGAGGCGATCAGCGTGATCGACGCCGAGCGCTCCTGCGTGGGGATCTGA